One window of Pelmatolapia mariae isolate MD_Pm_ZW linkage group LG18, Pm_UMD_F_2, whole genome shotgun sequence genomic DNA carries:
- the dynlt5 gene encoding dynein light chain Tctex-type 5, with protein sequence MSDKEKQQRKEKRVVKVPSNGRGKDTTGRTKDSISTVSYIDELGHHDDNARLAPTMENTYQMGPYKRFPANAATDILKDVLTSYLQEEKYEVEWSQKMTKTLCEVIRARVKELMIPRYKIVILVHIGQLTGQSMQISSRCLWDASNDTFASYSFKNSSLFGMATVYAVYFE encoded by the exons ATGTCcgataaagaaaaacagcaaaggaAAGAGAAGAGGGTAGTCAAGGTGCCTTCTAACGGGAGAGGCAAAGACACAACTGGCAGGACTAAGGA CTCTATAAGCACTGTGTCATACATTGATGAACTGGGCCACCATGATGACAACGCTCGCCTTGCTCCAACAATGGAGAACACCTACCAGATGG GACCTTACAAACGCTTCCCTGCCAACGCTGCCACAGACATACTTAAAGACGTCCTTACCAGTTACCTCCAAGAGGAGAAATATGAAGTAGAGTGGTCTcaaaaaatgaccaaaacatTGTGTGAG GTAATACGAGCCCGCGTGAAGGAACTAATGATCCCCAGATACAAAATTGTCATCCTGGTCCACATCGGCCAGCTCACCGGGCAAAGCATGCAGATCAGCAGCCGCTGTCTTTGGGACGCGTCTAATGACACTTTCGCCTCGTACTCCTTCAAGAACAGTTCTCTGTTTGGCATGGCGACTGTTTACGCTGTTTACTTTGAGTGa